The Desulfosporosinus acidiphilus SJ4 genome has a window encoding:
- a CDS encoding prepilin-type N-terminal cleavage/methylation domain-containing protein: MSQIESKEYGFTLLEMMLVLTLLAGAGFVLLVKLPNHWERDRLSFVTTQLLEEIRDTRQAALAENDWYQIKFYTQGEPHYQIFKEGTRIKDISLLKGIKFLGQPKDLLLNASGRSAGTTILLTNSLGEQRSVIVAPVGMRIREK, translated from the coding sequence ATGTCACAAATAGAGTCTAAAGAGTATGGTTTTACCCTTCTGGAAATGATGTTGGTTTTGACACTTTTGGCAGGTGCAGGCTTTGTTCTTTTAGTTAAACTCCCAAATCACTGGGAGAGGGATCGACTTTCGTTTGTGACAACTCAATTATTAGAAGAGATTCGAGATACTCGTCAAGCCGCCTTAGCTGAAAATGATTGGTATCAAATTAAATTTTATACTCAAGGCGAGCCGCATTATCAGATTTTCAAAGAAGGAACAAGAATCAAGGATATATCGCTGCTGAAAGGGATTAAGTTTCTAGGCCAGCCCAAGGATCTTTTATTGAATGCTTCAGGAAGAAGCGCAGGAACAACGATCCTTTTAACCAATTCCTTAGGTGAGCAGCGGAGCGTTATTGTTGCACCGGTAGGAATGAGAATTAGAGAAAAGTGA
- a CDS encoding YqeG family HAD IIIA-type phosphatase, translating to MFDYFRPTLQAPSLDRIVVEQLVRDGIKGLIIDLDNTMTPWNDLEVGPKVREWFIKVKAAGIAACVVSNNKKRQRVAVVAERLGIPFVFGATKPRRRAFRAGMELLGTGQEDTAVIGDQLFTDILGGNRLGLYTILVTPINDREFIGTRIMRRMEKVLVWLMKHCAPAKPFSPKIH from the coding sequence ATGTTTGACTATTTTCGACCAACACTTCAAGCTCCTTCCTTAGACCGCATTGTTGTTGAGCAGCTGGTTCGTGATGGAATTAAAGGGCTCATTATTGATTTAGACAATACCATGACGCCCTGGAATGATCTTGAAGTGGGGCCAAAGGTTAGAGAGTGGTTTATTAAAGTTAAGGCAGCAGGTATCGCTGCTTGCGTCGTGTCGAATAATAAGAAACGACAACGTGTAGCAGTCGTTGCAGAACGCTTAGGGATTCCTTTTGTTTTTGGGGCAACTAAGCCGCGCAGGAGGGCCTTTCGTGCAGGAATGGAACTCTTAGGAACAGGTCAGGAGGATACTGCGGTTATTGGAGATCAATTGTTTACTGATATTCTGGGTGGAAATCGACTTGGCCTTTATACGATACTCGTGACCCCCATCAATGATCGTGAATTTATTGGGACACGGATTATGCGGCGGATGGAAAAAGTGCTAGTTTGGTTGATGAAACATTGTGCTCCCGCGAAACCGTTCAGTCCTAAAATACATTAA
- the aroE gene encoding shikimate dehydrogenase, whose amino-acid sequence MEKHFAVIGNPIEHSFSPAMHNAGYKHLGIDAIYHRFQVYPNSLAEAVYGLCALGFAGWNVTLPHKETIIPYLDTLTPQARRAGAVNTVKILDGKKIGHNTDGDGFICSIEGELKEFRDKKAVLLGAGGASKGIALALAEKGMHVHILNRTLQKAEELVQTIHQKGGTGSFGEFRPGDWLEDVDLLVQTTPLGLKGEPFPLRLNGVAKKTLAVDIIVNVQETAFLREAKKQGCRVLDGTGMLLYQGALAWEFWLGGKAPLEAMRKGLQDQMLQRMADKN is encoded by the coding sequence ATGGAAAAGCATTTCGCAGTCATTGGCAACCCTATAGAGCATTCCTTTTCGCCTGCAATGCATAATGCAGGGTATAAACATTTAGGTATTGACGCGATCTACCATCGTTTCCAAGTATATCCGAACAGCTTAGCAGAGGCAGTTTATGGACTTTGTGCTTTAGGGTTTGCCGGATGGAATGTTACGCTGCCTCACAAAGAGACGATAATCCCCTACCTCGACACTCTTACTCCCCAGGCGAGACGAGCAGGTGCCGTGAATACGGTTAAAATCCTTGACGGAAAAAAAATAGGCCATAATACCGATGGAGACGGCTTTATCTGTTCAATAGAGGGAGAGCTGAAAGAATTTAGGGATAAAAAGGCTGTACTTCTCGGTGCCGGAGGTGCTTCCAAAGGAATTGCCTTAGCCCTTGCCGAAAAGGGCATGCATGTACATATTCTCAACAGAACTCTCCAAAAAGCTGAGGAGTTAGTTCAAACAATCCATCAGAAAGGCGGCACAGGAAGCTTTGGAGAGTTCAGACCCGGGGATTGGCTGGAAGACGTTGATCTGTTAGTCCAAACGACACCCTTGGGTTTAAAAGGAGAACCATTTCCCTTACGTTTAAATGGGGTTGCGAAAAAGACTTTGGCCGTCGATATTATCGTAAATGTTCAGGAAACTGCTTTTTTGCGGGAAGCAAAAAAACAGGGATGTCGTGTTTTAGACGGAACAGGGATGCTTCTTTATCAAGGGGCTTTAGCCTGGGAATTCTGGCTTGGCGGTAAAGCACCTCTTGAAGCTATGCGTAAAGGTTTGCAAGACCAGATGCTGCAGCGAATGGCTGATAAGAATTAA
- a CDS encoding efflux RND transporter periplasmic adaptor subunit → MKFNLSRIKRIKKRTIIIGLLVIAAALGGNYALKHKKVEAPAVTVKNVKTQKVALGSLSTEVDYASKFDPVHEVQVFPKTGGKVSSVNVDIGSKVSSGQVLFTIDASDQQAQLQIQQQALAVAEENLAKTRSNSEQTLEKDQISYNDAQNDYNNTKALYDGGAASKQDLDNAKTKYDNAAIELKGAQNDPAVSAAEAQVEQAKASINAAQIQLDNLTVVSPISGIVSAKDVKVGGMVSSQSGSVTVIDPSSMIAEINVPDVVIGKIKLGQTVPVSINAVKDKKVTGVITTISPNSNAKDNSYLVKVTIDNSQNDLTAGMFIKISLPAESRSNILLVPNEALSIENNVNYLYAVVDGKVKKIAVTVGISDNKNTEVQGNISKDMDVVTEGQSFLNEGEKVNIVNGDSKQ, encoded by the coding sequence TTGAAATTTAATCTTAGTAGAATCAAGCGGATTAAAAAACGAACTATAATTATTGGTCTGCTGGTAATAGCTGCGGCCCTGGGAGGGAATTATGCTCTAAAGCACAAAAAGGTCGAAGCCCCAGCTGTCACTGTAAAAAATGTCAAAACTCAAAAAGTTGCCCTCGGTTCTTTGTCAACTGAGGTTGATTATGCCAGTAAATTTGATCCTGTCCATGAAGTACAGGTTTTTCCCAAAACCGGAGGAAAAGTTTCCAGTGTCAATGTTGATATTGGTTCTAAGGTTTCCAGCGGCCAGGTTTTATTTACCATTGATGCGTCAGATCAGCAAGCTCAATTGCAAATACAACAGCAGGCCCTGGCTGTGGCAGAGGAAAACTTAGCAAAAACCCGTTCAAACTCAGAACAAACCTTAGAGAAAGATCAAATTAGTTATAATGACGCCCAAAATGATTACAATAATACAAAAGCTTTATATGATGGGGGAGCCGCTTCCAAACAGGATTTAGATAATGCCAAAACAAAATATGATAATGCGGCCATTGAGTTAAAAGGGGCTCAAAATGATCCGGCTGTGTCTGCAGCGGAAGCACAAGTAGAGCAAGCGAAAGCAAGTATTAATGCTGCTCAGATACAGCTGGATAATCTGACCGTAGTATCTCCTATTTCGGGCATAGTATCGGCTAAAGATGTTAAAGTCGGGGGTATGGTCAGCAGCCAATCAGGTTCGGTTACAGTGATTGATCCCAGCAGTATGATAGCAGAAATTAATGTTCCGGATGTTGTCATCGGTAAAATTAAGTTAGGCCAAACTGTACCTGTGAGCATAAATGCCGTGAAAGATAAGAAGGTTACGGGTGTCATCACAACCATTAGCCCTAACTCCAATGCGAAGGATAATTCTTATCTAGTGAAAGTAACCATTGATAATTCGCAGAATGATTTAACTGCCGGTATGTTTATAAAAATATCGCTTCCGGCTGAAAGTAGAAGCAACATATTGCTGGTTCCTAATGAAGCCCTCAGTATCGAGAATAATGTAAACTATCTCTATGCCGTTGTAGATGGTAAAGTTAAGAAAATAGCGGTGACGGTCGGTATTTCTGACAATAAAAATACGGAAGTCCAAGGAAATATCAGCAAGGATATGGATGTTGTTACTGAAGGACAGAGCTTCTTAAATGAAGGGGAAAAGGTCAATATTGTCAATGGAGATAGTAAGCAGTAA
- the dltA gene encoding D-alanine--poly(phosphoribitol) ligase subunit DltA → MLLQQIDHWAELVPQRLAHKNRFQVLTYAELKTFSDTLAYWLYQRISQLEKRAPIIVYGHKESEMLVLFLACLKAGHPYIPIDKSIPTERLLKIIESSGALAILSPISLPEKAKMKGIFYQENLHLPSFNLAPPNSKPKPEWKIGLNDVWYIIYTSGSTGEPKGVQITQRSLLNFITWVNKQYQPNQQEDIFLNQAPFSFDLSVMDLYMALSNGGTLWSIDKEQINNPKDLFASLRASQISYWISTPSFVEMCLMDPSFREKLLPKLRYFLFCGEVLPHNTASNLIERFPQARVVNLYGPTECTVAVTGVTITKQILQNSGPLPVGQDSADCQILICDPDDLNRTTTRGDFLDPPLKALPAGVRGEIVIVGPNVSIGYLNRPELTKRTFFMWRKHGIGFQGYRTGDLGYWLDGKLYYLGRQDFQIKLHGYRIELGEIEEQLRKIPNIENAIVVPIVRRGKNAALQAFIKLCHDLKGFNQEPESFQTEMEQQIRQTLERVLPAYMLPQRYRFIDSLPMTANGKVDRKALLQGG, encoded by the coding sequence ATGCTTTTACAGCAAATTGATCACTGGGCAGAATTGGTGCCGCAGCGTTTGGCTCATAAAAATAGATTCCAAGTCTTAACCTATGCCGAGTTAAAAACCTTTTCAGATACGCTTGCCTATTGGCTTTATCAGAGGATAAGTCAACTGGAAAAACGCGCCCCTATCATCGTCTACGGACATAAGGAAAGCGAAATGCTCGTGTTATTTTTAGCCTGCCTTAAAGCAGGTCATCCCTACATTCCAATTGATAAATCAATTCCCACGGAGCGCCTCCTTAAAATTATCGAATCTTCGGGAGCCCTAGCCATTCTTTCGCCAATTTCCCTGCCGGAAAAAGCAAAAATGAAGGGCATCTTCTATCAGGAGAACCTTCATCTTCCATCTTTTAATTTAGCCCCCCCAAATTCCAAACCTAAACCCGAATGGAAAATTGGGTTGAATGATGTCTGGTATATTATTTATACCTCCGGCAGTACCGGGGAACCCAAAGGCGTTCAAATTACCCAGCGCTCTTTGCTTAATTTTATCACTTGGGTTAACAAGCAATACCAGCCAAACCAGCAGGAAGATATTTTTCTCAACCAAGCCCCCTTCTCTTTTGACCTCTCGGTCATGGATTTGTACATGGCCCTGAGCAACGGGGGAACCTTATGGAGTATAGATAAGGAACAAATTAATAACCCGAAGGATTTATTTGCCTCTCTGCGAGCATCGCAAATAAGCTATTGGATTTCCACCCCTTCTTTTGTGGAAATGTGTCTCATGGATCCGAGCTTCAGAGAAAAGCTTTTGCCCAAACTTCGTTATTTTCTTTTTTGCGGAGAAGTCCTTCCCCATAATACGGCTTCAAATCTTATCGAACGCTTTCCTCAAGCTCGGGTCGTAAATCTTTACGGCCCCACTGAGTGCACAGTAGCAGTAACGGGTGTAACTATAACCAAACAAATCCTGCAAAACTCCGGCCCCCTGCCCGTTGGACAGGATTCGGCAGATTGTCAAATCCTCATCTGTGATCCTGACGATTTGAATAGAACGACCACTCGCGGTGATTTTCTAGACCCTCCCCTTAAAGCACTTCCGGCTGGAGTAAGGGGGGAGATAGTCATCGTTGGCCCTAACGTAAGCATAGGCTATCTTAACCGTCCCGAGCTTACAAAACGCACCTTCTTTATGTGGAGGAAACATGGGATTGGCTTTCAAGGCTATCGTACCGGTGACCTGGGTTACTGGCTGGACGGTAAGTTATACTACCTGGGACGACAAGATTTCCAAATAAAATTACACGGTTATAGGATTGAATTGGGCGAAATAGAAGAACAGTTACGCAAAATACCTAACATAGAAAATGCCATCGTAGTTCCAATTGTACGGAGAGGAAAAAACGCTGCGCTTCAAGCGTTTATTAAACTCTGCCATGATTTAAAGGGTTTTAACCAAGAACCCGAATCATTTCAAACTGAGATGGAGCAGCAAATACGTCAAACATTAGAACGAGTATTACCGGCTTATATGCTGCCGCAGCGCTATCGCTTCATCGACAGCCTGCCAATGACAGCGAACGGCAAGGTTGACCGTAAAGCACTTCTTCAAGGAGGATAA
- the dltB gene encoding D-alanyl-lipoteichoic acid biosynthesis protein DltB, translating into MIPYNNASFFLLLLIPVLPAIFLGLAEASPQTRSLWIMHSSLGMLYLILGPQAALAQAIVYFIWEYLIIRLYLNYRQSENTKNHALIFYLAIAGSLLPLILVKLSPFLGLHSAAFFGGLAAKTSTTQSFNHVTLGAQSLSKTLTSTQIPSGSQGLPHTSMPTAANQGQLASSEENSILGFLGISYVSFRILGTLIEIRDGLIKDLNLGDFISYVLFFPTLASGPIDRYRRFLSDLRRIMSRQEYLVCFTDGLEYIFRGFLYKFIIAYLINKYLLVPLNGTHSFWSTIRYMYVYSAYLFFDFAGYSAFAIGVSNLFGIRTPENFKAPFWSKNIKDFWNRWHISLSMWFRDYIYMRFVLDSAKKKRFSSRYTASAIGYLLLFLLMGIWHGTQWHYIIYGAYMAFLMISFEFLERLNKKSPFWGQGKAWNILARLVTLQFICLGLLIFSGRLG; encoded by the coding sequence ATGATTCCTTATAATAACGCTTCTTTCTTTTTGTTACTGCTCATACCAGTATTACCTGCAATTTTTCTGGGATTAGCCGAAGCGTCTCCCCAAACCCGTTCGCTCTGGATTATGCATTCGTCCCTTGGCATGCTATACCTCATTCTGGGTCCTCAAGCCGCTTTAGCTCAGGCTATTGTTTATTTTATCTGGGAGTACCTAATAATCAGGTTGTATCTGAATTATCGTCAATCCGAAAACACAAAAAACCACGCTTTGATCTTTTATCTCGCTATCGCCGGAAGCTTATTACCTTTAATATTAGTAAAGTTAAGCCCATTCTTGGGTTTACACTCAGCAGCATTTTTTGGTGGCTTAGCAGCTAAGACCTCAACAACTCAAAGTTTTAATCATGTCACTCTTGGGGCTCAAAGCTTATCTAAAACGCTCACCAGCACTCAAATCCCTTCAGGCTCTCAGGGGCTTCCCCATACTTCAATGCCAACCGCCGCAAATCAAGGTCAATTGGCGTCCTCAGAAGAAAATTCAATCCTCGGTTTCTTAGGAATATCCTATGTAAGTTTTAGAATCTTAGGAACATTGATTGAGATCAGAGATGGTCTCATTAAGGATCTTAACTTAGGAGATTTCATCAGTTATGTTCTATTTTTCCCAACCCTTGCCTCGGGACCCATCGATCGCTATCGCAGATTTCTTTCAGATCTTAGAAGGATTATGTCCAGACAGGAGTATCTTGTTTGTTTCACTGACGGTTTAGAATACATTTTTCGTGGATTCCTTTATAAATTCATCATCGCTTATTTAATTAACAAATATTTGCTTGTTCCACTGAACGGTACCCATAGTTTCTGGTCAACGATTCGCTATATGTATGTCTACAGTGCCTATCTCTTCTTTGATTTTGCAGGTTACAGCGCCTTTGCTATAGGAGTAAGCAACTTATTCGGCATTCGAACACCTGAAAACTTTAAGGCGCCTTTCTGGTCCAAAAATATTAAAGACTTCTGGAACCGCTGGCATATTTCGCTTTCTATGTGGTTCAGAGACTATATCTACATGCGCTTTGTTCTGGACAGTGCCAAAAAGAAACGTTTTAGCAGCCGCTACACAGCATCAGCTATCGGTTACCTTTTGCTTTTCCTTCTTATGGGAATATGGCACGGAACACAATGGCATTACATTATTTACGGAGCTTATATGGCTTTTCTAATGATCAGCTTCGAATTTCTGGAACGCCTCAATAAGAAGAGCCCTTTTTGGGGCCAGGGTAAAGCTTGGAATATACTAGCCCGCTTGGTTACTCTTCAGTTTATTTGTCTTGGTCTATTGATTTTCTCCGGGCGCTTAGGATGA
- the dltD gene encoding D-alanyl-lipoteichoic acid biosynthesis protein DltD, producing the protein MIRKRLFPIGMAFVLFFLSILAVGPIAQWYVSSYIKAGVIETASEGQIPSLFGGTLLQSMALKDPHVVPMYGSSEFSHGGPYNPAKLFAGRPTGWTPYLVGHAGSKDLIQALYAGAQNLKGKKIVLSLSAQWFSGNGIDSNTFAANFSALQAYTMLFNPSLSLQTKRDLAQRLIQFGDVKKTYPILAGLLKYYGQSDLGSNIMEMVYWPAAKVEMSALQIQDALKTIQVLKHLPAKEVANNSRNSSQKALPSWSVMQQKATVDVQKNETNNPFGIGNKFFNQTIKNAQKFKNSAAKAHFYPSPEYSDLNLLMNVLKDEGADPIFLIQPVNGLWYDFTGFPKKQRQMYYSHVREMADHFGFSLADFSSHEDDNYFMDDPSHPSEKGWLEFDEALDKFVHQES; encoded by the coding sequence ATGATCCGCAAACGTTTATTTCCAATAGGGATGGCCTTTGTTCTGTTCTTTCTGAGCATACTTGCAGTTGGACCAATCGCTCAATGGTACGTAAGCAGTTATATCAAAGCCGGAGTGATAGAAACCGCAAGCGAAGGCCAGATACCCTCTCTTTTCGGAGGAACTCTTTTACAAAGCATGGCTTTAAAGGATCCCCATGTAGTCCCAATGTATGGCTCATCGGAATTTAGTCATGGAGGCCCCTATAATCCGGCAAAACTTTTCGCCGGACGGCCCACAGGATGGACTCCCTATCTCGTAGGACATGCAGGTTCTAAAGATTTAATTCAGGCGCTCTATGCAGGCGCCCAAAATCTTAAAGGCAAAAAAATCGTTTTATCACTTTCAGCCCAATGGTTCAGCGGGAATGGAATTGACTCCAATACCTTTGCAGCCAATTTCTCAGCGTTGCAGGCTTATACTATGTTATTCAACCCTTCTTTGTCGTTACAGACAAAACGCGACCTTGCACAACGACTAATTCAATTTGGTGACGTCAAAAAGACTTATCCAATTTTAGCCGGGCTGCTTAAATATTACGGACAAAGCGATTTAGGATCGAACATTATGGAAATGGTTTATTGGCCGGCAGCAAAAGTAGAAATGTCCGCTTTGCAAATTCAGGATGCCTTAAAAACAATCCAAGTTCTTAAACATCTCCCAGCTAAGGAAGTTGCCAATAATTCGCGGAATTCCTCCCAAAAAGCGTTGCCGTCTTGGTCTGTAATGCAGCAAAAAGCCACTGTCGACGTTCAAAAAAATGAAACAAATAATCCTTTTGGTATTGGCAACAAGTTCTTTAACCAAACAATTAAGAACGCCCAAAAATTCAAAAATTCCGCAGCCAAAGCACATTTCTATCCTTCTCCGGAATATTCAGACCTGAACCTCTTAATGAATGTTTTAAAGGATGAAGGAGCCGATCCTATCTTTTTAATTCAGCCTGTGAACGGCCTATGGTACGATTTTACCGGTTTTCCAAAAAAACAACGCCAAATGTATTATAGCCATGTTCGTGAGATGGCGGATCATTTCGGATTCTCTTTAGCTGATTTTTCCTCTCATGAAGATGACAACTATTTCATGGACGATCCGTCACATCCCAGTGAGAAAGGATGGCTTGAATTCGATGAAGCTCTGGATAAGTTCGTTCATCAAGAATCCTAA
- the dltC gene encoding D-alanine--poly(phosphoribitol) ligase subunit DltC, producing the protein MNDDSIVRTTILSALSEICGTDKVMSSPDLDLFVTGLLDSFGLVELMLAIHEQLDMEIAPTEVDREMWSTPNKIIQYLEEKR; encoded by the coding sequence ATGAATGATGATTCCATCGTCAGAACTACAATTTTGAGTGCTCTTTCAGAAATCTGCGGAACTGATAAAGTCATGAGCAGCCCTGATCTCGATCTTTTTGTTACCGGCCTTTTAGATTCCTTCGGTTTAGTTGAATTAATGTTGGCGATTCATGAACAGCTGGATATGGAAATAGCACCAACAGAAGTTGACCGAGAAATGTGGTCTACCCCAAATAAGATTATTCAGTATTTAGAGGAGAAACGTTAA
- the aroC gene encoding chorismate synthase produces the protein MRFLTAGESHGQKLVGIIEGLPSGMKVSKEIVDHALKKRQQGPGRGGRMAIEQDQVNIISGVRGGLTTGAPLALEILNRDWENWERIMTWEADADLESRKVMTPRPGHADLTGALKYRTEVRNILERASARETAMRVAIGNILRQSLTDLGVEIRGRVTAVGGVHAKLAEDHEYWQRVQQSEWSVGDPDAERRMGELLQESREQGESLGGLLEVQVLHLPAGLGSHVQWDRKLDGRLAQAILSVQAIKGVSFGIGFDAGEKMGSLVHDSIEYSPGQGFCRSSNRAGGIEGGMSNGETIVLQAVMKPIPTLYKPLNTVHLETKEIVKASVERSDVCAVPAALVVLEHVVAWVIAEAVLEKFPADSFSELETAWQAYKEYLKL, from the coding sequence ATGCGGTTTTTAACAGCGGGGGAATCTCATGGCCAAAAATTGGTAGGAATTATTGAAGGACTTCCCTCAGGAATGAAGGTTTCCAAAGAAATTGTCGATCACGCTCTGAAAAAACGACAGCAAGGTCCGGGACGTGGCGGCAGGATGGCTATTGAACAGGATCAAGTTAATATTATATCGGGAGTACGGGGCGGTTTGACCACCGGTGCGCCCCTTGCACTGGAAATTTTAAATCGAGACTGGGAAAACTGGGAAAGAATCATGACTTGGGAAGCAGATGCGGATTTAGAAAGCCGAAAAGTGATGACCCCACGACCTGGACATGCTGATTTAACCGGGGCGCTTAAATATCGTACAGAGGTTAGGAACATTCTGGAGAGGGCAAGTGCTCGTGAGACGGCCATGCGAGTGGCCATTGGAAATATCCTTCGACAAAGCTTAACTGATCTTGGGGTGGAAATTCGGGGACGAGTCACTGCTGTTGGCGGCGTTCATGCCAAATTAGCAGAGGACCATGAGTATTGGCAGCGGGTTCAGCAATCAGAATGGTCAGTGGGAGACCCTGATGCTGAAAGAAGAATGGGGGAGCTTTTACAGGAATCTCGTGAGCAAGGTGAGTCCTTGGGTGGATTACTGGAAGTACAAGTTCTTCATCTTCCCGCGGGGCTGGGCTCTCACGTACAATGGGATCGGAAACTCGATGGGAGATTGGCTCAAGCCATCCTTTCTGTTCAAGCAATAAAAGGAGTTTCCTTTGGAATAGGGTTTGATGCCGGAGAAAAAATGGGCTCTCTGGTTCATGACTCGATAGAATATAGCCCAGGGCAAGGTTTCTGCAGGAGCTCAAATCGTGCGGGGGGAATTGAAGGAGGCATGAGCAACGGGGAAACAATTGTCCTTCAAGCTGTCATGAAACCGATTCCCACTCTTTACAAACCCCTTAATACGGTTCATCTGGAAACAAAGGAAATCGTAAAAGCCAGTGTGGAACGTTCCGACGTTTGTGCAGTTCCCGCTGCTTTGGTTGTTTTAGAACATGTTGTTGCTTGGGTCATCGCTGAAGCAGTTCTGGAAAAGTTCCCTGCGGACAGCTTTTCAGAGTTAGAGACCGCTTGGCAAGCCTATAAAGAGTATTTGAAATTATAG